In a genomic window of Streptomyces katrae:
- a CDS encoding ROK family protein has protein sequence MPRAAAAASAAAEATGPTVAVDIGGTKIAGALVHPDGTMTAATRRPTPRGTDPEAVMAAVTEVVADLSADPLWERAVRCGIGSAGPVDTSRGTVSPVNIEAWRGFPVQERVAAELGARGARIPVVLAGDGVAMTAAEHWLGAARGHANALCMVVSTGVGGGLILDNQLHAGPTGNAGHIGHISVAFDGEPCVCGGRGCVESLASGTAIARWALDQGWTGPDPTAAGVAASAAAGDPVALAAFDRAGRALAAAIAATATLVETDIAVIGGGVAASGDTLFGPVRRHLASYATLSFVADLRVVPAALGTDAGLIGAAAAARMLAPAG, from the coding sequence CTGCCGCGCGCGGCCGCGGCGGCGTCCGCCGCGGCCGAAGCCACCGGTCCGACCGTGGCCGTCGACATCGGGGGGACGAAGATCGCCGGGGCGCTGGTCCACCCCGACGGCACGATGACCGCGGCCACCCGCCGCCCGACCCCGCGCGGGACGGACCCGGAGGCGGTCATGGCGGCGGTCACCGAGGTGGTCGCGGACCTGTCCGCGGACCCGCTGTGGGAGCGGGCCGTCCGCTGCGGCATCGGCAGCGCGGGCCCGGTCGACACCTCGCGGGGCACCGTCAGCCCGGTCAACATCGAGGCCTGGCGCGGTTTCCCCGTCCAGGAGCGGGTCGCCGCCGAACTGGGCGCCCGCGGGGCCCGGATCCCGGTCGTTTTGGCCGGCGACGGGGTGGCCATGACGGCGGCGGAGCACTGGCTCGGCGCCGCCCGGGGGCATGCGAACGCCCTGTGCATGGTGGTCTCCACCGGGGTCGGGGGCGGGCTGATCCTCGACAACCAGCTCCACGCCGGACCCACCGGCAACGCCGGCCACATCGGCCACATCAGCGTCGCGTTCGACGGCGAGCCGTGCGTCTGCGGCGGGCGCGGCTGCGTCGAATCCCTCGCCTCCGGCACCGCCATCGCCCGCTGGGCCCTCGACCAGGGCTGGACCGGCCCCGACCCGACGGCTGCGGGCGTGGCCGCCTCCGCCGCGGCGGGCGACCCGGTCGCACTGGCCGCCTTCGACCGCGCCGGGCGCGCCCTGGCCGCCGCCATCGCGGCCACCGCCACCCTGGTCGAGACCGACATCGCGGTGATCGGCGGCGGGGTCGCCGCCAGCGGGGACACCCTCTTCGGGCCGGTCCGGCGCCACCTGGCCTCGTACGCCACCCTGTCCTTCGTCGCGGACCTCCGGGTCGTCCCCGCCGCCCTCGGCACCGACGCCGGGCTCATCGGGGCGGCGGCCGCCGCGAGGATGCTGGCGCCGGCCGGCTGA
- a CDS encoding TAXI family TRAP transporter solute-binding subunit, translating to MPLVPPRVSARRLLVGLVAVLAVLGVLLWWLRPFGEPALTGKLTFSTGVRTGVYHRYGQLLEQALAQDMPGVKVRLETSEGSQQNLQRVASGEADFTIATADAVGQYRADGKPGAEQLRGCARLYDDYVQLVVPAGSPVQSARDLRGKRVAVGQDGSGVRLIADRLLRAAKLDPLHDITPVAIGIDTMPAELQAGRIDAFFWSGGLPTNAVRELSERFDIRLVQLGDLVEQLQASGSPARYYRAAVMPQDAYARARNTSSVATLAVPNLLVTKEGTNARLTEQFTQTVIQSRDRIGHEVHAAQLVDLRTAIYTDPLDLHEGARRYYRSVKP from the coding sequence ATGCCCCTCGTACCACCCCGTGTCAGCGCGCGCCGCCTCCTCGTGGGGCTGGTTGCCGTGCTGGCCGTGCTCGGGGTGCTGCTGTGGTGGCTGCGCCCCTTCGGGGAGCCCGCGCTCACCGGGAAGCTCACCTTCAGCACGGGTGTCCGCACCGGCGTCTACCACCGCTACGGGCAGCTGCTGGAGCAGGCGCTCGCGCAGGACATGCCCGGGGTCAAGGTGCGGCTGGAGACCAGTGAGGGCTCGCAGCAGAACCTCCAGCGGGTGGCGTCCGGCGAGGCGGACTTCACCATCGCGACGGCCGACGCGGTCGGCCAGTACCGGGCCGACGGCAAGCCGGGCGCGGAGCAGCTGCGCGGCTGCGCCCGGCTGTACGACGACTACGTCCAGCTGGTGGTGCCCGCCGGGTCGCCGGTGCAGTCGGCCCGCGACCTGCGGGGAAAGCGTGTCGCGGTCGGGCAGGACGGCTCCGGGGTCCGGCTGATCGCGGACCGGCTGCTGCGGGCGGCCAAGCTGGACCCGCTCCACGACATCACCCCCGTAGCGATCGGCATCGACACCATGCCGGCGGAACTGCAGGCAGGGCGGATCGACGCCTTCTTCTGGTCGGGCGGCCTGCCGACGAACGCGGTGCGCGAGCTGTCGGAGCGTTTCGACATCCGGCTCGTCCAGCTGGGCGACCTCGTGGAGCAGCTCCAGGCGAGCGGCAGCCCGGCGCGGTACTACCGCGCGGCGGTGATGCCGCAGGACGCGTACGCGCGGGCCCGCAACACCTCTTCGGTGGCCACGCTGGCCGTCCCGAACCTGCTGGTCACCAAGGAGGGCACGAACGCCCGGCTGACGGAGCAGTTCACCCAGACGGTGATCCAGAGCCGGGACCGGATCGGGCACGAGGTGCACGCGGCGCAGCTGGTGGACCTGCGGACGGCGATCTACACCGACCCGCTGGACCTCCACGAGGGGGCGCGGCGGTACTACCGCTCCGTCAAGCCGTAG
- a CDS encoding LysR family transcriptional regulator — MELAQLRYFVAVVEEGGFTRAAGRLHVSQPGVSAQVGQLERELGQRLLDRSGRRVTPTEAGEAVLVHARAALAAVEGVRRTADEFSGLLRGRVALGLIPGAAGAAMGSLDLVALLGDFHDAYPRVEMSLTEDTSERMLGALREGRLDLAVVGLAGEPPQGITARLLLDEPLVAAVRAGDPLVGEAVDGTIPLAALRGRPLIGLPRGTGMRGVLERACAEAGFTPRVDFEAAAPAVLARLAARGLGVAVIPDGAHAQAGPGVRVLRITEPELSGRVALAWRIDGPSGPAARALLARLRTALPPEPGPRG, encoded by the coding sequence ATGGAACTTGCTCAGCTGAGGTACTTCGTGGCGGTCGTGGAGGAGGGCGGCTTCACCCGGGCCGCGGGGCGGCTGCACGTGTCCCAGCCGGGGGTGAGCGCGCAGGTCGGGCAGCTGGAGCGGGAGCTGGGGCAGCGGCTGCTGGACCGGTCGGGGCGGCGGGTGACGCCGACGGAGGCGGGCGAGGCGGTACTGGTCCACGCGCGGGCGGCGCTGGCGGCGGTGGAGGGGGTCCGGCGGACGGCCGACGAGTTCTCCGGGCTGCTGCGGGGCCGGGTGGCGCTGGGGCTGATACCGGGGGCGGCCGGGGCGGCGATGGGCTCGTTGGACCTGGTGGCACTGCTCGGCGACTTCCACGACGCGTACCCGCGGGTGGAGATGTCGCTGACCGAGGACACCTCGGAGCGGATGCTGGGCGCGCTGCGGGAGGGGCGGCTGGACCTTGCGGTGGTCGGGCTGGCCGGGGAGCCGCCGCAGGGGATCACCGCGCGGCTCCTGCTCGACGAGCCGCTGGTGGCGGCGGTACGGGCCGGTGACCCCCTCGTCGGGGAGGCCGTGGACGGAACGATTCCGCTGGCCGCGCTGCGGGGGCGGCCGCTGATCGGCCTGCCGCGCGGGACGGGGATGCGCGGGGTGCTGGAGCGGGCCTGTGCGGAGGCGGGTTTCACGCCCCGGGTGGACTTCGAGGCGGCCGCGCCCGCGGTACTGGCCCGGCTGGCGGCGCGGGGGCTGGGTGTGGCGGTGATCCCGGACGGGGCGCACGCGCAGGCGGGCCCTGGGGTGCGGGTGCTGCGGATCACGGAGCCGGAGCTGAGCGGCCGGGTGGCGCTGGCCTGGCGCATCGACGGCCCGTCCGGCCCGGCGGCCCGCGCCCTGCTGGCCCGCCTCCGGACGGCCCTGCCCCCGGAACCGGGCCCTCGCGGGTAG